A genomic window from Pelagicoccus albus includes:
- the metX gene encoding homoserine O-acetyltransferase MetX produces MNASEEDQRLDEAGEVGLVEPLDFHYPQPFTFESGQTIPEFTLRYETYGRLNADKSNAILIAHALTGDHHCAGIHSLRDRKPGWWNNMIGPGKPIDTKRFFVICSNCIGGCQGSTGPASINPETGEPYHLTFPFVNIVDMVRTQKLLLDSFEIPHLYAVVGGSMGGMQVLQWAIEYPDYIHRILPMATTWRQNSQAIAFDEVGRQAIMQDPAWNQGNYEPSAGPNVGLAIARMMAHITYLSDTSMDRKFGRRRQAGHDSKYSFDIEFEVESYLRYQGESFTNRFDANTYLYFTRALGYFDLAGSYGSLDKAVAQMKCRALVVGFTSDWLFPPAQNRDVVLAMLRQGKEASYLQIDLDLGHDSFLVDSPELFELTRAFLS; encoded by the coding sequence ATGAACGCGAGCGAAGAGGATCAGAGACTGGACGAAGCCGGCGAGGTCGGTCTGGTGGAACCGCTCGATTTCCACTACCCGCAACCTTTTACTTTCGAAAGCGGGCAGACCATACCTGAATTCACTCTCCGATACGAAACCTACGGTCGGCTCAACGCGGACAAAAGCAACGCCATCCTGATCGCCCATGCCCTGACAGGCGACCACCATTGCGCTGGCATTCACTCCTTGCGCGATCGCAAGCCAGGCTGGTGGAACAACATGATCGGGCCGGGCAAACCCATCGACACGAAACGTTTCTTCGTGATCTGCTCCAACTGCATAGGCGGCTGCCAAGGCTCTACCGGCCCCGCTTCCATTAACCCGGAAACCGGAGAGCCCTACCACCTGACTTTCCCATTCGTGAACATAGTGGACATGGTCCGAACCCAGAAGCTGTTGCTCGATAGCTTCGAAATCCCTCACCTCTACGCGGTAGTCGGAGGATCGATGGGCGGCATGCAAGTCCTTCAATGGGCCATAGAATACCCAGACTACATCCATCGCATTTTGCCCATGGCCACCACCTGGCGGCAGAATTCCCAAGCGATCGCATTCGATGAAGTTGGACGCCAGGCCATCATGCAGGACCCGGCTTGGAACCAAGGTAACTACGAGCCCTCCGCCGGACCAAACGTAGGATTGGCCATAGCCCGTATGATGGCCCACATCACTTACCTTTCCGATACCAGCATGGATCGAAAGTTCGGGCGACGCCGACAAGCAGGCCATGACAGCAAATACAGCTTCGATATAGAATTCGAGGTGGAGAGCTACCTGCGTTACCAAGGGGAAAGCTTCACCAACCGATTCGACGCGAATACCTATCTCTACTTCACCAGAGCGCTCGGCTACTTCGATCTGGCAGGCTCGTACGGGAGTTTGGACAAAGCGGTGGCTCAGATGAAGTGTCGCGCCCTCGTAGTAGGATTCACTTCAGACTGGCTTTTCCCGCCCGCCCAAAACCGAGACGTCGTGCTAGCCATGCTTAGGCAAGGCAAAGAAGCGTCCTACCTGCAAATCGATCTAGACCTCGGGCACGATTCTTTTCTGGTGGATTCGCCCGAACTATTCGAACTGACCCGTGCTTTCCTCAGCTAG
- a CDS encoding glycosyltransferase family 4 protein, which translates to MPKTTSKPIRVAYDIARLIAGGENGGIKVHHYEFLRTFVANHSDQLQLHIFCVEEIVPELEFLGEKGNHQIHILGKRDQFEPRNSDGSLPALHYWPHRPENLLELLEIDVLYAGFGFSHLYSPNIPQISLIVDVLHRAHPESLPPEEVAFRDKWYAEELEKATLVQTNSEFCKKQLIDEFGADPEKIFTIALPLHGRFNRVEMGPLPDQLKGLEHKYFLYPANYWPHKNHETLLEAFSRTHSGNSSAIPHLAFTGSEGPAQRKLENKASELGIREKVHFLDHLELERLKSAYELSKAIIFPSKYEGFGLPIIEAAHFQKPLACSRIDPVREISPANAIMFDPESAEDLTNVFEKTDWIRTRLPSNDDRLDLGTQARTIVRRFDEANSALSQHRKGVSIFGR; encoded by the coding sequence ATGCCCAAAACGACCAGCAAGCCGATAAGAGTAGCCTACGATATCGCTAGGCTAATCGCTGGCGGCGAGAACGGTGGGATCAAGGTCCACCACTACGAATTCCTCAGAACCTTCGTTGCCAATCACTCCGACCAACTTCAATTGCACATTTTCTGTGTAGAAGAAATAGTCCCCGAGCTCGAGTTTCTCGGCGAAAAAGGAAATCACCAGATTCACATACTCGGCAAAAGGGACCAATTTGAACCTCGAAATTCAGACGGCAGCCTACCCGCACTTCACTACTGGCCACACCGGCCTGAGAACCTGCTCGAGCTCCTCGAAATCGACGTTTTGTACGCCGGATTCGGCTTCTCCCACCTGTATAGCCCAAATATCCCGCAAATTAGCCTCATAGTGGACGTTCTGCATCGGGCTCACCCCGAGTCACTCCCCCCCGAGGAAGTCGCCTTTAGGGACAAATGGTACGCCGAGGAGCTGGAAAAAGCGACCCTAGTCCAAACCAACTCCGAGTTTTGCAAAAAGCAGCTCATCGACGAGTTCGGAGCGGATCCCGAAAAGATTTTCACCATAGCCCTCCCCCTACACGGACGATTCAACCGCGTCGAGATGGGCCCACTCCCAGATCAGCTAAAGGGCCTAGAACACAAATACTTCCTCTACCCCGCCAACTACTGGCCCCACAAAAACCACGAAACCTTGCTTGAGGCATTTTCGAGAACTCACTCTGGAAATTCTTCTGCCATACCCCACTTGGCATTCACTGGGTCCGAAGGTCCCGCACAACGGAAGCTCGAAAACAAGGCCAGTGAATTAGGCATCAGGGAAAAAGTGCACTTTCTCGATCACCTGGAGTTGGAACGCTTGAAATCTGCATACGAATTGAGCAAGGCGATCATTTTCCCCTCCAAATACGAGGGCTTCGGCCTACCCATCATCGAAGCAGCTCATTTTCAAAAGCCATTGGCCTGCAGTAGAATTGATCCGGTAAGAGAAATATCTCCTGCAAACGCAATTATGTTCGATCCCGAGTCAGCTGAAGATCTGACTAATGTGTTCGAAAAAACGGACTGGATTCGAACCAGACTACCTTCAAATGACGATCGATTAGATCTCGGAACACAAGCTAGGACGATAGTCAGAAGATTCGATGAGGCGAACTCAGCCCTTAGTCAGCATCGCAAAGGCGTCTCCATATTCGGGAGATAA
- a CDS encoding methionine biosynthesis protein MetW, with the protein MKDKRTVDMRVMSDWVKPGSRVLDLGCGRGVLLEYLKAKLGIQAVGVDLDPEKARSCVKRGLSVFMGDLMEFMQSFPDKHFDYVICSRTLQELNKPATVIKEALRVSDHMLVGFVNFGYWRNRCSMFLNGRIIRNEVYPTPWSVSRPSNPVSVLQFEHFCRKNQIAVNRELCLGGDWTSERRRMRNLTSGYALFDLSIK; encoded by the coding sequence ATGAAAGACAAGCGGACAGTTGATATGCGCGTGATGAGCGATTGGGTGAAGCCTGGCTCTCGCGTGCTTGACTTGGGTTGTGGTCGAGGCGTTTTGCTCGAGTACCTCAAGGCTAAGCTGGGAATTCAGGCGGTTGGCGTAGATCTGGACCCTGAAAAAGCCCGCTCCTGCGTGAAGCGTGGGTTGAGCGTGTTCATGGGAGACTTGATGGAGTTCATGCAATCTTTCCCGGACAAGCACTTTGATTACGTCATCTGCTCTCGGACGCTGCAGGAGTTGAACAAGCCCGCAACTGTCATCAAGGAGGCACTCCGTGTGTCAGACCATATGTTGGTGGGCTTCGTCAATTTTGGCTATTGGCGGAATCGTTGTAGCATGTTTCTCAACGGCCGTATTATCCGAAACGAAGTTTATCCGACGCCTTGGTCCGTTTCGCGGCCCTCGAATCCCGTCTCTGTACTGCAGTTCGAGCATTTCTGCCGAAAGAATCAAATAGCTGTGAATCGGGAGCTTTGTCTAGGAGGAGACTGGACGAGCGAGCGTCGTCGTATGAGAAACCTGACCAGCGGATATGCCTTGTTTGACCTTTCGATCAAATAG
- a CDS encoding RNA polymerase sigma factor encodes MTYQKASRLSAAGTPEEEQKGRMDDAGIEAELLRRIANGERAAFDELYARYSRPLFSYIAKFLRDHGLAEEVLQDAFVKIWRSAHRYDRDLSRPFSWCVLITKRLCIDRIRAAKPVTVTDDPMALKPVEEHRNAERDPSQNVLIEDELSILGEMVERLPESQRSTLQLAMDKGLTQQEISEKLNMPLGTVKTAMRRGMLRLKTMMASSYE; translated from the coding sequence ATGACTTACCAGAAAGCGAGTAGGCTCAGCGCTGCCGGTACACCGGAAGAAGAGCAAAAGGGACGAATGGACGACGCTGGTATCGAAGCTGAATTATTACGGCGTATCGCGAATGGCGAGAGAGCTGCCTTCGACGAGCTCTATGCCCGATACTCTCGCCCGCTTTTTTCTTACATCGCCAAATTTCTTAGGGATCATGGATTGGCCGAAGAAGTCCTGCAGGATGCGTTTGTGAAAATATGGAGGTCGGCTCATCGCTACGATCGCGACCTTTCGCGTCCCTTTAGCTGGTGCGTTTTGATAACCAAGCGGCTTTGTATAGATCGCATCCGAGCCGCGAAACCGGTGACTGTCACCGATGATCCCATGGCTCTCAAGCCGGTAGAGGAGCACCGAAACGCAGAGCGCGATCCGTCTCAAAATGTTCTTATCGAAGATGAGCTGAGCATATTGGGGGAAATGGTGGAGCGTCTACCGGAGTCCCAAAGGTCCACCCTGCAACTCGCGATGGACAAGGGACTTACTCAACAGGAAATTTCCGAAAAATTAAACATGCCCTTAGGCACGGTGAAAACCGCGATGCGTCGCGGCATGTTGCGACTTAAAACCATGATGGCATCGAGCTATGAATAA
- a CDS encoding glycosyltransferase family 2 protein, protein MPTYLGHCRGLVDKAADYGFGEEMIEEKLKRSPCVSVVVLDFNGSAYWSALCSALSRQSYRDFEVVVVVNGEPLPDVAESEGLDLLILSPGENLGFAGGANLAWSAASGEFVAFLNNDALPEKDWLQHLVNSIETSNDVGAVASKVLFQNRYGALNVESSTFVPSSIEESSDDRELGIRVKLSSKSVSLFTACGTYGPEYENDEVWTWTSRSSVLDVPEDENGIIALEFSYHPSLVGTVCRLKWGESEPIRVVLTSELHKKYEFNANGVGARYLVNNAGSEIEKDWHVTERGIYQSDSLKFDHSIDLEVASACSLLVRKSALSRELPFDEGYFAYYEDVDLSRTLRRSGYKILYQPQSRVYHARSATAGTQSPFQVYHATRNRLWMIASHAPWKVVWRVASHDLLRLDEYSNFLDAEFSTPRLKLDSWVGFISRIWRRLCDAD, encoded by the coding sequence ATGCCTACGTACCTTGGGCATTGTCGAGGACTTGTTGACAAAGCAGCGGACTATGGGTTTGGGGAGGAGATGATCGAGGAAAAATTAAAGCGTAGTCCCTGCGTGTCCGTAGTTGTCCTCGATTTTAATGGTAGTGCTTATTGGTCTGCACTTTGCTCGGCTCTCTCAAGACAGAGCTATCGTGACTTTGAGGTTGTTGTTGTAGTGAATGGCGAACCTTTACCCGACGTAGCGGAATCGGAGGGCTTAGATCTTCTTATTCTAAGCCCGGGGGAGAACCTCGGTTTTGCAGGAGGGGCAAATCTTGCTTGGTCAGCGGCAAGTGGCGAATTTGTGGCGTTCTTGAACAATGACGCATTGCCGGAAAAGGATTGGCTTCAACATCTCGTAAACAGCATTGAGACCTCCAATGATGTGGGTGCGGTAGCCTCTAAAGTTTTATTTCAAAATCGCTATGGAGCTTTGAATGTCGAAAGTTCAACTTTCGTACCCAGCTCAATCGAGGAAAGTTCCGATGACAGAGAATTAGGAATTCGGGTAAAGTTATCCTCGAAGAGTGTAAGTTTGTTTACCGCTTGTGGCACTTACGGACCTGAGTATGAAAATGATGAAGTTTGGACCTGGACCTCGAGGTCTTCTGTACTTGACGTGCCTGAGGATGAAAACGGAATTATTGCCTTAGAATTCAGCTATCATCCGAGCTTAGTTGGAACTGTATGTCGACTGAAGTGGGGGGAAAGCGAGCCGATCAGGGTTGTTTTGACCTCGGAGCTTCACAAAAAGTATGAGTTCAATGCAAACGGTGTGGGGGCACGATACCTTGTAAACAATGCGGGTAGCGAGATTGAGAAGGATTGGCATGTCACTGAACGAGGAATCTATCAATCTGATAGCCTGAAGTTCGATCATTCTATCGATTTAGAAGTTGCCAGTGCCTGCTCTCTTCTTGTCCGAAAGTCAGCTTTGAGTAGAGAGCTTCCCTTTGATGAAGGCTATTTTGCTTACTATGAGGATGTCGATTTGAGCCGAACTTTGAGACGATCAGGCTACAAGATTCTTTACCAACCGCAAAGTCGTGTCTACCACGCAAGGTCCGCGACGGCGGGAACCCAATCCCCATTCCAAGTTTATCATGCTACGAGGAACAGATTGTGGATGATCGCATCCCACGCTCCCTGGAAAGTTGTTTGGAGGGTCGCCTCCCACGATTTGCTAAGACTCGATGAATATTCCAATTTTCTGGATGCGGAGTTTTCTACCCCTCGTCTGAAGTTGGACTCGTGGGTTGGCTTTATCTCCCGAATATGGAGACGCCTTTGCGATGCTGACTAA
- a CDS encoding ABC transporter permease — translation MTKFITATSKTVGTIFSHRHLISQLALRNIQMQYRGSYLGVLWTLLTPLMMLGIYSFVFGYVFGGSFNNETPLEHALGIFVGLAIHNFFAETIVITPTIVESNATFVKKVVFPLETLIIARLMASLLTLAIKSILILIAALILGKTLSWNYLGVIAFLPIIFMTATGVGMLFSSIGVFIKDLGNASQFMSMALLFGSAIFYPMDKIPTGAWAFLKFNPLIYMVDGARNVVIWNRPIALENYYTPAIVGLAIFMTGNFVFQKLRPSFSDYL, via the coding sequence ATGACGAAATTCATAACAGCTACTTCAAAAACCGTAGGAACCATCTTCTCGCATCGGCACCTCATAAGTCAGTTGGCTTTGCGAAACATCCAAATGCAATACCGAGGAAGTTACCTGGGGGTTCTGTGGACCTTGCTCACACCCCTGATGATGCTCGGTATTTACTCATTCGTATTCGGTTACGTATTTGGAGGATCATTCAACAACGAGACACCACTCGAACACGCATTGGGAATTTTCGTCGGTCTAGCCATCCACAATTTTTTCGCTGAAACAATTGTCATCACTCCCACCATAGTTGAGAGCAACGCCACTTTCGTGAAGAAAGTAGTGTTTCCTCTGGAAACACTCATTATTGCTCGGCTGATGGCCTCGCTACTAACTCTAGCGATCAAATCAATTCTGATCCTGATAGCAGCTCTCATTCTGGGAAAAACCTTAAGCTGGAACTATCTGGGGGTAATCGCATTTCTTCCGATTATCTTCATGACTGCGACTGGAGTCGGAATGTTGTTTTCGAGTATTGGGGTCTTCATTAAAGATTTGGGAAATGCATCCCAATTTATGTCTATGGCACTCTTGTTCGGTAGTGCGATTTTCTACCCTATGGACAAAATACCAACTGGAGCTTGGGCTTTTCTGAAATTCAATCCTCTAATCTACATGGTCGACGGTGCTAGAAACGTGGTCATCTGGAACCGACCGATCGCTCTAGAAAACTACTACACACCAGCTATTGTCGGCCTAGCCATTTTCATGACAGGAAACTTCGTTTTTCAAAAGTTGCGTCCCTCATTTTCAGACTATCTATGA